The following are encoded in a window of Gramella sp. MT6 genomic DNA:
- a CDS encoding glycosyltransferase: MKLGILVTNYNTWKLTSNCVENCLIHADSKIDQFVIVDDCSSEVFENQFDHIHFIQNPSNLGLIKSLNRGLIEMKTDLILILDSDAWPLEKYIKKIKEYFIQNPAVGIATFQTENSEGKPSDSFEAEPGALSLILGQQLYRLYLKKFLKNPKEINVFTCAMVIRKEVLEDIGLFDENFDWLELDHDICMRASRKGWKIDIMPIRAFHKGSGTPQNVGHRVVRFYKNRWYLLRKFKKIRLENLTAYLISFRLGIEFVALWTIGALYYQDLEKVRDKAYSRRKMIKYFLLAKW; encoded by the coding sequence ATGAAACTAGGAATTCTTGTAACCAATTATAATACCTGGAAACTCACTTCAAATTGTGTTGAGAACTGCTTAATTCATGCAGATTCAAAAATTGATCAATTTGTGATTGTAGATGATTGTTCCTCAGAGGTTTTTGAAAATCAGTTTGATCATATTCATTTTATACAAAACCCAAGTAATCTTGGATTGATCAAATCCTTGAACAGAGGGTTAATAGAAATGAAAACAGATCTTATTTTGATTCTGGATTCAGATGCGTGGCCACTGGAGAAATACATTAAAAAGATAAAGGAATATTTTATTCAAAATCCCGCTGTAGGAATTGCAACGTTCCAGACTGAAAATTCAGAAGGGAAGCCTTCAGATTCATTCGAGGCAGAACCAGGAGCTCTTAGCCTGATATTAGGACAGCAGTTATATCGTTTATACTTAAAGAAATTTTTAAAGAATCCGAAGGAAATCAATGTTTTCACCTGTGCCATGGTTATTAGAAAAGAGGTGCTGGAAGATATTGGACTTTTCGATGAAAATTTTGATTGGCTTGAGCTTGACCATGATATATGTATGCGTGCTTCAAGGAAAGGATGGAAGATAGATATCATGCCAATTAGAGCTTTCCACAAAGGGAGCGGAACTCCACAAAATGTTGGACACAGGGTTGTTAGATTTTATAAGAATCGATGGTATTTGCTTAGAAAATTCAAAAAGATCAGATTGGAAAACCTGACTGCTTATTTAATTAGTTTCAGGCTTGGAATAGAGTTCGTAGCCCTTTGGACTATTGGTGCTCTTTATTATCAAGACCTTGAAAAGGTAAGGGACAAAGCTTACAGTCGTAGAAAGATGATCAAATACTTCCTTCTAGCAAAATGGTAA
- a CDS encoding glycosyltransferase family 4 protein, whose translation MPLKILLLSNNFYPFIGGIEVNSEILAKAFVEHGHEVCVLTWSRDPTKKEFPFEVVRSPGYSQLLKVHSWADIVFENNPCLRLAWPAIIFGKPSIVALNTWISQEDGNNKIQEKLKVLWLKRAKKVIAVSHALRKVIFPSATVIVNPYRMNLFKVMPEVKRTKDFVFLGRLVSDKGADMAIRAIYSLKKTVSVEKNLGVEPNLTIIGEGEERQNLEELVRNLELKDNVLFKGFLRGDDLVKCLNHHRFIFIPSIWEEPFGMVALEGMACGCLPIASDGGGLPEAVGRAGIIFTKGDLDDLLKQTLEILRNPDKEEEYRNEIKQHLAYHQSNLVTKRYLDIIDGVTSGKKLPDTR comes from the coding sequence ATGCCATTAAAGATCTTATTGCTTTCTAATAATTTTTATCCTTTTATAGGCGGAATTGAGGTTAATTCCGAAATTCTGGCAAAGGCTTTTGTGGAACATGGACATGAAGTTTGTGTGCTTACATGGTCTCGTGATCCAACTAAAAAAGAATTTCCATTTGAGGTTGTTAGATCACCGGGCTATTCTCAACTTCTAAAAGTGCATTCATGGGCAGATATTGTTTTTGAAAATAATCCCTGTCTCAGGCTAGCCTGGCCGGCAATAATATTTGGAAAGCCATCCATTGTAGCACTAAATACCTGGATCTCGCAGGAGGATGGTAATAATAAGATACAAGAGAAACTAAAGGTGCTATGGTTAAAACGAGCTAAAAAAGTAATAGCAGTAAGCCATGCTTTACGAAAAGTGATATTCCCATCTGCTACGGTTATTGTGAATCCATACCGGATGAACTTATTCAAAGTAATGCCGGAAGTGAAAAGGACAAAAGACTTCGTTTTCCTAGGTAGACTGGTTTCAGATAAAGGCGCTGATATGGCTATTCGAGCCATCTATAGTTTGAAAAAAACAGTATCTGTAGAAAAAAACCTTGGAGTTGAGCCAAATTTAACAATTATAGGAGAAGGGGAAGAAAGGCAAAATCTTGAAGAATTAGTAAGGAACCTGGAGTTAAAAGATAATGTACTATTTAAAGGTTTCCTAAGAGGTGATGATCTGGTTAAATGTTTAAACCACCACCGGTTCATATTTATTCCTTCAATTTGGGAAGAGCCATTTGGAATGGTAGCATTAGAAGGTATGGCTTGCGGCTGTTTGCCCATAGCTTCAGATGGTGGAGGACTTCCTGAAGCGGTTGGAAGAGCAGGCATAATATTTACTAAAGGAGACTTGGATGATCTTCTTAAACAGACATTAGAGATTTTGCGAAATCCAGATAAAGAGGAGGAATACAGAAATGAGATCAAGCAGCATTTAGCCTACCACCAATCGAATCTTGTCACAAAACGTTATTTAGATATCATTGATGGCGTTACTTCAGGGAAAAAGTTACCTGATACGAGATAA
- a CDS encoding putative colanic acid biosynthesis acetyltransferase produces MAQTLVETTSFSLSNKLLRALWKLSYLIFFRPFTLEVFRKWRNIVLRVFGAVIGKNSNVRATVKIWAPWNLEIGDFSSVGPSTDIYNQGKIKIGNRTIISQKSYLCASTHDHNLPNFPLLTKPIIIGDQVWVAADAFIGPGVTIRDGAVIGARAAVFKNVDPWTIVGGNPAEFIKKRNFVSNGSSKSTSKEFKVKDPLSIGNIQL; encoded by the coding sequence ATGGCACAAACCTTAGTAGAAACCACAAGTTTTAGCTTGAGTAACAAATTACTCCGAGCCCTTTGGAAATTATCGTACCTCATATTTTTCAGGCCTTTCACACTTGAGGTTTTTAGAAAATGGCGAAATATTGTCCTTAGGGTCTTTGGGGCAGTAATTGGCAAGAACTCTAATGTTAGAGCTACAGTTAAGATTTGGGCGCCATGGAATTTGGAAATAGGGGACTTTTCAAGCGTAGGTCCCTCTACAGATATTTACAATCAGGGAAAAATAAAAATTGGCAATAGGACAATTATTTCTCAAAAATCTTATTTGTGTGCTTCAACCCATGATCACAACCTGCCGAATTTCCCCTTATTGACTAAACCAATAATAATAGGCGATCAAGTATGGGTTGCCGCTGATGCTTTTATAGGTCCAGGAGTGACCATTAGGGATGGTGCTGTTATTGGCGCTAGGGCTGCAGTTTTTAAGAATGTGGATCCCTGGACCATTGTTGGCGGGAATCCTGCTGAATTTATTAAGAAAAGAAATTTTGTAAGCAACGGGTCTAGTAAATCCACCTCGAAAGAATTTAAAGTTAAAGATCCTCTATCAATCGGGAATATTCAACTTTAA
- a CDS encoding glycosyltransferase family 1 protein, translated as MHIVIFIHPDFKNSQSMPRYANMLAEGMRKKDHEVEIWTAKRYFHKIPGPDFMKKWLGYLDQFILFPVEVKMKLIKCSSNTLYVFADHALGPWISLVSKRPFVVHCHDFLAQRSALGEIPENATKVSGKLYQKLIRKGYKKGVNFISVSEKTRQDLHSFLNFEPRLSKVVYNGLNQDFKPGNIEKARKELGKKLNLELRSGFILHVGGNQFYKNRKGVIEIYDAWRKISAKDLPLLMIGSVPTKELMALKENSHYSKSIFFLSDISDEYLRLSYQGAFLLLFPSLEEGFGWPIAEAMASGCPVITTGEAPMTEVGGNACNYIPRMPKDLDLIKSWARYCAKIVHEVTDMPLEKREKLIADGIEYAKRFDSNIALEKIESIYKEVHQMHQI; from the coding sequence ATGCATATCGTAATATTTATTCATCCAGATTTTAAAAACTCACAGAGTATGCCCAGGTATGCAAATATGTTAGCAGAAGGCATGAGAAAAAAGGATCATGAGGTAGAAATTTGGACGGCAAAAAGATATTTCCATAAAATACCTGGACCTGATTTTATGAAGAAATGGTTAGGCTATTTAGATCAATTTATTCTCTTTCCGGTTGAGGTAAAAATGAAACTTATAAAATGTTCCTCTAACACCCTTTATGTATTTGCAGACCATGCATTAGGTCCCTGGATATCGCTAGTTTCAAAAAGGCCGTTCGTGGTACATTGTCATGATTTTCTTGCCCAAAGGTCGGCTCTTGGTGAGATCCCGGAAAATGCGACGAAAGTTTCAGGTAAATTATACCAAAAACTGATAAGGAAGGGCTATAAAAAAGGAGTAAATTTTATTTCAGTTTCAGAAAAGACAAGGCAGGATCTGCATAGTTTTTTAAACTTCGAGCCGAGACTATCAAAGGTTGTTTATAATGGACTTAATCAAGATTTTAAACCTGGAAATATTGAAAAAGCTCGAAAGGAGCTCGGGAAGAAGTTGAATTTAGAACTTAGATCAGGTTTTATATTACATGTTGGAGGAAATCAATTTTACAAGAACAGGAAAGGTGTAATCGAAATTTATGATGCTTGGCGTAAAATCTCTGCTAAAGATTTACCTCTATTAATGATAGGTTCTGTACCAACTAAAGAACTAATGGCTCTTAAAGAGAACAGTCATTATTCTAAATCCATTTTTTTCCTTTCAGATATTTCAGATGAATATTTAAGACTTAGTTATCAGGGTGCTTTTCTTTTATTATTTCCATCCCTGGAAGAAGGTTTCGGATGGCCAATCGCTGAAGCTATGGCAAGCGGATGTCCTGTTATCACCACGGGAGAAGCTCCTATGACTGAAGTTGGAGGTAATGCATGCAATTATATTCCAAGGATGCCTAAAGATTTAGATTTAATTAAATCCTGGGCAAGATATTGTGCCAAAATTGTACATGAGGTTACAGACATGCCGTTAGAAAAACGAGAAAAGCTTATTGCCGATGGAATCGAATATGCAAAACGTTTTGATTCAAATATAGCGCTTGAAAAAATTGAATCCATTTATAAAGAGGTCCACCAAATGCACCAGATATGA
- a CDS encoding UDP-glucuronic acid decarboxylase family protein, giving the protein MKRILITGGAGFIGSHLCERLLKEGNEVICLDNYFTGAKKNIVHLLDNPYFELVRHDITMPYFIEVDEIYNLACPASPVHYQYNPIKTIKTSVMGAINMLGLAKRVKAKILQASTSEVYGDPEIHPQPEYYWGNVNPIGPRSCYDEGKRCAETLFMDYHIQNKVNIKIVRIFNTYGPNMNPNDGRVVSNFIVQALSGEDLTIFGDGTQTRSFQYVDDLVEGMIRMMHTPDEFIGPVNLGNQNEFTMLELAENIIDLTGSSSGIIFKSLPKDDPKQRQPDTTKAKANLNNWEPKIQLREGLARTIEYFQATLLTNGRQKIRINA; this is encoded by the coding sequence ATGAAAAGAATTTTAATCACAGGAGGAGCGGGATTTATAGGATCTCATCTTTGCGAACGTTTGCTTAAGGAAGGGAATGAGGTAATATGTTTAGATAATTACTTTACGGGAGCTAAAAAAAATATAGTTCATCTGCTGGATAATCCTTATTTCGAATTGGTGCGACATGATATCACCATGCCTTATTTTATTGAAGTAGATGAGATTTATAACCTGGCTTGTCCGGCTTCTCCCGTGCATTATCAATATAATCCCATCAAAACCATTAAAACCTCTGTGATGGGAGCAATTAATATGCTTGGACTTGCCAAAAGAGTTAAAGCAAAAATATTGCAGGCTAGTACCAGTGAGGTATATGGAGATCCGGAAATACATCCACAGCCGGAATACTATTGGGGAAATGTAAACCCAATTGGTCCAAGATCATGTTATGATGAAGGTAAACGTTGTGCAGAGACGCTCTTCATGGATTATCATATTCAAAATAAGGTAAACATAAAGATTGTTAGGATTTTTAATACCTACGGCCCCAATATGAATCCAAATGACGGCCGGGTAGTTTCTAATTTTATAGTCCAGGCATTGAGCGGTGAAGATTTAACAATTTTTGGTGATGGAACTCAAACCAGGTCTTTTCAATATGTTGATGATCTCGTGGAAGGTATGATAAGAATGATGCATACTCCAGATGAATTCATAGGGCCTGTAAACCTTGGAAATCAAAATGAATTTACCATGCTTGAATTAGCTGAAAATATTATTGATTTAACGGGGTCCTCTTCAGGAATAATATTCAAAAGCTTACCGAAGGATGATCCTAAACAACGCCAACCAGATACTACTAAGGCAAAGGCCAATCTTAATAACTGGGAACCAAAAATTCAATTGCGAGAAGGTTTAGCAAGAACAATTGAATACTTCCAGGCGACGTTGCTTACAAATGGTAGACAGAAAATCAGGATAAATGCCTGA
- a CDS encoding glycosyltransferase family 2 protein: MKVSVIIPAYNAEKYIGRCLNSILQQTYRNLEIIVLNDGSTDKTASIIKSYVEVDDRVTLIDKKNSGTYLTRKLGMQSSTGESIFHVDADDFLELNAIEILVNEMIKASLNLVIGNHFHIVKGKKRIVKNVLPENQSKIELVKSLLNNDIKGYVWGRLFKRELINNLDFEAENLLQEDFLINLHVFINNDMRIGVVDSPVYNYIIHPNSANSSKNPVFIENVINFNQIVEKILYDAKFDKELVREFKLYKCRNWVIYARMGGKLTRDKKFVNNFYKENYTEYSVRNLAAYQNLEMLGYRYNYTTGQFLTRSFKKLQEVLF, from the coding sequence ATGAAAGTTTCTGTTATCATTCCGGCTTATAATGCTGAAAAATATATAGGTAGATGTTTGAATAGTATTCTACAACAGACCTATCGAAACCTTGAAATTATAGTCTTGAATGATGGAAGCACTGATAAGACAGCCTCCATAATTAAAAGTTATGTGGAAGTTGATGACCGCGTAACTTTAATAGATAAAAAAAACTCAGGAACCTATTTAACCAGAAAATTGGGAATGCAAAGCTCCACAGGCGAATCCATTTTTCATGTAGATGCAGATGATTTTCTTGAATTAAATGCGATTGAAATTCTCGTAAATGAAATGATCAAAGCATCTTTAAATCTGGTAATAGGTAACCATTTCCACATAGTAAAAGGGAAAAAAAGGATTGTGAAAAATGTTTTACCTGAAAATCAAAGTAAGATTGAACTTGTAAAGAGTTTGCTTAATAATGATATAAAAGGCTATGTCTGGGGAAGGCTTTTTAAAAGAGAACTGATAAATAATCTAGATTTCGAAGCAGAAAATTTACTCCAGGAGGATTTTTTAATAAATCTTCATGTTTTTATTAATAATGATATGAGAATTGGGGTAGTAGATAGCCCGGTTTACAATTACATAATTCATCCCAATAGCGCTAACTCCTCAAAGAATCCTGTCTTTATCGAGAACGTTATAAATTTCAATCAAATAGTTGAAAAAATATTATATGATGCGAAGTTTGATAAAGAACTAGTAAGAGAATTTAAACTTTATAAATGTCGAAATTGGGTTATTTATGCCAGAATGGGAGGGAAATTAACCAGGGATAAAAAATTTGTAAATAATTTTTACAAAGAAAATTATACAGAATATTCAGTAAGAAATCTGGCTGCTTATCAAAATTTAGAAATGCTGGGTTATAGATATAATTATACAACCGGGCAATTCTTAACCCGGTCTTTCAAAAAACTGCAGGAGGTACTATTTTAA
- a CDS encoding glycosyltransferase family 4 protein, with the protein MKLILSHPTGNAFVRAAANGFLNENILLNFNTSVASFPGSLVDRLGGIGPLSEIRRRRFDTRLKPITNIWPWMELGRLAATRIGLKSLVEHEHGIFCVDAIYKFQDKKVANIINQLGSNKANIIYAYEDGAVSSFMAAKENGLECVYDLPIGYWRAARELMGKEKNLRPEWAKTILGFNDSDTKLAKKDLEIEMADLIIVASKFTAETLKLYPGTLPPVKIVPYAFPEVGKPKNYSRPNKNRPLKLLFVGGLSQRKGIAYLFEAMEELRLNVELTIVGQKSVPDCQVLNESLHKYNWISSLPHDKVLELMRENDVLVFPSLFEGFGLVITEAMSQGTPVITTNRTAGPDLITHGENGWIIEAGSTKAIKEIIEHISLNPGIIERAGKAALETAKKRSWNTYGKELADAVIRSFN; encoded by the coding sequence ATGAAATTAATTCTATCACACCCAACTGGTAATGCATTTGTTAGGGCAGCAGCCAATGGTTTTCTTAATGAGAATATACTGTTGAACTTCAATACTTCTGTTGCATCTTTTCCAGGTAGTTTGGTAGATAGACTGGGAGGTATAGGTCCATTATCTGAGATCCGTAGAAGGCGTTTTGATACCCGGTTAAAACCTATTACAAATATTTGGCCTTGGATGGAACTGGGTCGACTTGCAGCAACAAGAATAGGATTAAAATCTCTGGTTGAACATGAACACGGAATTTTTTGTGTAGATGCTATTTATAAATTTCAGGATAAGAAGGTAGCCAATATAATAAATCAGTTAGGCTCTAATAAAGCTAATATAATATATGCATATGAAGATGGTGCGGTTTCCTCCTTTATGGCGGCTAAAGAAAACGGTCTTGAATGTGTTTATGATCTGCCAATCGGATATTGGAGGGCTGCAAGAGAATTAATGGGGAAAGAAAAGAATTTGAGACCAGAGTGGGCAAAAACGATTTTAGGATTTAATGACTCTGATACAAAACTTGCAAAAAAAGATCTTGAAATTGAGATGGCAGATTTAATTATTGTTGCCAGCAAGTTTACAGCAGAAACCTTGAAGTTATATCCGGGAACTTTACCTCCGGTGAAAATAGTCCCATATGCTTTTCCTGAAGTCGGTAAACCTAAAAACTATTCCAGACCAAATAAAAATAGACCATTAAAGCTACTTTTTGTTGGAGGACTATCTCAAAGGAAAGGCATTGCCTATCTATTTGAAGCAATGGAGGAGTTAAGATTAAATGTAGAGTTAACGATAGTTGGTCAAAAATCTGTTCCAGATTGCCAGGTTTTAAATGAATCACTTCATAAATACAATTGGATTTCCAGTTTGCCACATGATAAGGTTCTTGAGCTAATGAGAGAAAATGATGTACTGGTATTTCCCAGTTTATTTGAAGGTTTTGGACTTGTTATCACCGAAGCTATGTCGCAGGGAACCCCGGTTATTACTACTAACCGTACCGCAGGTCCAGATTTAATAACCCACGGAGAAAACGGGTGGATCATAGAAGCTGGATCAACTAAGGCAATTAAAGAAATTATTGAACATATCAGTTTAAACCCAGGTATTATTGAAAGAGCAGGAAAAGCGGCACTTGAGACAGCGAAAAAAAGGTCCTGGAATACCTATGGCAAGGAACTAGCCGATGCCGTAATAAGGAGTTTTAACTGA
- a CDS encoding glycosyltransferase family 4 protein has translation MELKILFISHNFSPFIGGIEVISEVLANSFVRKGHKVHLLTWSKDNSGKTYPYKVIRDPNVITLFKEHRWADVVFENNPCLRLSWPRLFFKKPSVISLQTWVSRINGSISLKDKIKLKWLKKANKVISCSTAIRNRCFPESVVIQNPYRENIFHIKPEISRDKEFIFLGRMVSDKGAELAIKAFSKFFHDKKNSPDLKLTMVGDGPERKYLEKLVDNFKLNNSVKFTGPLCGEQLVSCLNEHKFLLVPSVWEEPFGVVVLEGMACGCIPIVSDGGGLPEAIGNGGLIFKRGNLDHLYDCMQNVIGNRLLQEQYRSQAENHLMRHRSSIIAQKYIEVIEYTFKNYQLTNFQEISI, from the coding sequence ATGGAACTTAAAATATTATTTATATCTCATAATTTCAGTCCTTTTATAGGTGGTATAGAAGTTATATCTGAGGTGCTCGCGAATTCCTTCGTAAGAAAAGGCCATAAAGTACATTTACTCACCTGGTCTAAAGATAATAGTGGGAAAACCTACCCCTATAAAGTAATTAGAGACCCTAATGTCATAACTCTATTTAAGGAGCATCGCTGGGCAGACGTGGTATTTGAAAATAATCCATGTTTAAGACTTTCGTGGCCGCGTTTATTCTTCAAAAAACCATCGGTGATTTCTTTACAAACATGGGTTTCCAGAATAAATGGAAGTATAAGTCTTAAGGATAAAATAAAATTGAAATGGTTAAAAAAGGCAAATAAGGTTATCTCCTGCAGTACAGCAATAAGGAATCGTTGTTTTCCAGAATCCGTTGTTATTCAGAATCCTTACCGGGAAAACATTTTTCATATTAAACCCGAAATATCTAGGGATAAGGAGTTTATTTTTCTAGGTCGGATGGTATCTGATAAAGGAGCAGAACTTGCCATAAAGGCCTTTAGTAAGTTTTTTCATGATAAAAAAAATTCACCAGATCTAAAATTAACCATGGTAGGAGATGGTCCTGAAAGGAAATATCTGGAAAAACTTGTAGATAATTTCAAACTTAATAACAGTGTGAAATTTACTGGACCTCTTTGTGGCGAGCAGTTAGTAAGTTGTCTAAACGAGCATAAATTCTTACTTGTACCTTCAGTCTGGGAAGAGCCTTTCGGTGTTGTTGTATTAGAAGGAATGGCATGTGGTTGTATCCCAATAGTTTCAGATGGCGGAGGGCTACCTGAAGCAATAGGAAATGGAGGCCTTATTTTTAAAAGAGGCAATCTGGATCATCTTTATGATTGCATGCAAAATGTGATTGGAAATAGATTGCTTCAGGAACAGTATCGGTCACAGGCTGAAAACCATTTGATGAGACATCGGTCTTCAATAATAGCACAGAAGTATATTGAGGTAATAGAATATACCTTCAAAAATTATCAACTGACTAATTTTCAGGAGATCTCTATCTAG
- a CDS encoding glycosyltransferase, whose amino-acid sequence MRILRVIATMDPRSGGPCEGIRNSIPVQKKFGIENEVLSFDSEGEDFINSSKFKIHAIGPAKAPYAYCAGLKGWLEENIESFNVVIIHGLWLYNSYGTYKLWKGLKKKNKKVPGLFVMPHGMLDPYFQRSKTRRFKALRNLIFWKLIEKRVVNGADGLLFTCEQELLLAKETFKGYNPKAVFNVGYGLQAPPSKKIKFLEAFLEKCPEIKGKSYWLFLSRIHPKKGVDLLIKAYLKLKKEVEEIPDMVIAGPGLETPFGKEIQKLGTHSSIHFPGMLKGKAKWGAFHFSEAFILPSHQENFGIAVVEAMACTKPVLITDQINIWKEIETGNGGFISKDTEEGIFQMLKKWYNLSDLTKAEISLNAYKVYRDKFSIEKTALKMVECVQDNKSSGMAFFNKRDQVYQARV is encoded by the coding sequence ATGAGAATTCTGAGAGTAATAGCAACCATGGATCCTAGAAGTGGAGGTCCCTGTGAGGGGATTAGAAATAGTATTCCTGTGCAGAAAAAGTTCGGAATAGAGAATGAGGTACTCAGTTTTGATTCCGAAGGGGAGGATTTTATAAATAGCAGTAAATTTAAAATACATGCAATAGGTCCCGCTAAAGCACCTTATGCATATTGTGCTGGTCTTAAAGGCTGGTTAGAAGAAAACATTGAAAGCTTTAATGTTGTCATTATTCATGGCTTATGGCTTTATAATAGCTATGGTACTTATAAATTATGGAAAGGTTTAAAGAAAAAGAATAAGAAGGTTCCTGGACTTTTCGTGATGCCACACGGAATGCTAGATCCATATTTTCAACGATCGAAAACCAGAAGATTCAAAGCTTTAAGAAACTTAATTTTCTGGAAATTAATAGAAAAGCGAGTAGTTAATGGAGCTGATGGGTTATTGTTCACCTGTGAACAAGAATTGTTACTAGCCAAGGAAACCTTTAAAGGTTATAATCCAAAAGCAGTATTTAATGTAGGCTACGGCCTACAAGCTCCTCCTTCAAAAAAAATAAAATTTTTAGAAGCTTTTCTAGAGAAATGTCCCGAAATAAAGGGTAAATCATATTGGTTATTCCTCAGCAGAATCCATCCGAAAAAGGGAGTGGACCTATTAATAAAGGCATATCTAAAACTCAAAAAAGAGGTTGAAGAAATTCCAGATATGGTAATTGCTGGCCCAGGCCTGGAGACACCTTTTGGTAAAGAAATTCAAAAATTAGGAACACATTCAAGTATTCATTTTCCAGGAATGCTAAAAGGGAAGGCAAAATGGGGTGCTTTTCATTTCTCTGAGGCATTTATCCTTCCTAGCCATCAGGAGAATTTCGGTATAGCCGTCGTTGAAGCAATGGCCTGTACAAAACCAGTTCTAATAACCGATCAAATAAATATCTGGAAAGAAATTGAAACCGGAAACGGAGGATTTATTTCTAAGGACACTGAGGAAGGTATTTTCCAAATGTTAAAAAAATGGTACAATCTTTCAGATCTGACCAAAGCGGAAATAAGTTTAAATGCCTATAAAGTTTACAGGGATAAGTTCTCTATTGAAAAAACAGCATTGAAAATGGTTGAATGCGTACAGGATAACAAAAGTTCAGGGATGGCATTCTTTAATAAAAGAGATCAGGTTTACCAGGCGAGGGTTTAA
- a CDS encoding glycosyltransferase family 2 protein, translated as MVSVVILTKNEELDLARCLNSLTWTDDVHVLDSGSEDRTVEIALEYNAKVSNHQFESFGAQRNYALDNLELKYDWILFLDADEVVTPDFKNDLISSISEADDETVGFYCCWKMILEERWLKHCDNFPKWQFRVLKKGKAEFTDFGHGQKEGKVDGKLEYIKEPYLHYSFSKGWTQWIERHNKYSSQEAEARLDNCPPFKNIFNRHSSTRNPALKSWLIKVPGWPFLRFLHAYFLNLGFLEGSPGFIYCINMAYHEFLISIKIREMKRKKRQVELKTIKTF; from the coding sequence ATGGTTTCTGTCGTTATTCTTACCAAAAACGAAGAGCTTGACCTGGCAAGGTGTCTTAATTCATTAACATGGACTGATGATGTCCATGTTCTTGACTCGGGTAGTGAGGACAGAACTGTAGAGATCGCATTAGAATATAATGCAAAAGTAAGCAACCATCAATTTGAAAGTTTTGGTGCACAAAGAAACTATGCCCTTGATAATTTAGAATTAAAATATGATTGGATACTTTTTCTTGATGCAGATGAGGTGGTGACCCCGGATTTCAAAAATGATCTTATTTCGTCAATTTCAGAAGCAGATGATGAAACAGTTGGTTTTTATTGCTGCTGGAAAATGATCTTGGAAGAACGCTGGTTAAAACACTGTGATAATTTCCCAAAATGGCAATTTAGAGTTTTAAAAAAAGGAAAGGCTGAATTCACCGATTTCGGCCATGGTCAAAAGGAAGGTAAGGTTGATGGAAAATTGGAATATATAAAAGAGCCTTATCTTCACTATAGCTTTTCTAAAGGTTGGACTCAATGGATTGAAAGGCATAATAAGTATTCAAGTCAGGAAGCCGAAGCCAGGCTGGATAATTGTCCACCTTTCAAAAACATTTTTAATAGACACTCCAGCACTAGAAATCCAGCCCTGAAATCATGGTTAATCAAAGTTCCGGGATGGCCGTTTCTCAGATTTCTTCATGCTTACTTTTTAAATTTAGGCTTTCTGGAAGGATCCCCAGGTTTTATCTACTGCATTAATATGGCCTACCATGAATTTCTTATCTCCATTAAAATAAGGGAAATGAAAAGAAAGAAGCGTCAGGTGGAATTAAAAACTATCAAAACATTTTAA